The Verrucomicrobiia bacterium genome has a window encoding:
- a CDS encoding GtrA family protein, producing MKKAILALMTSERSRQFVKFCVVGASGVLVDMAVLHVLARNLGWNVSVSKFCSAELAMLSNFLFNEVWTFRGMGAADGRSWGMLRRLVKFQAICGAGIGFAVMLLNLFYVHFRVNLYLSNLLAILLITLWNFWMNALFNWRLRRSLAPVEELNAWENLKY from the coding sequence ATGAAGAAGGCGATTCTGGCCCTGATGACCTCGGAGCGCTCGCGGCAATTCGTGAAATTCTGCGTCGTCGGTGCGAGCGGCGTGCTCGTGGATATGGCGGTGCTGCACGTTCTGGCCAGGAACCTGGGCTGGAACGTAAGCGTGAGCAAGTTCTGCTCTGCCGAACTCGCAATGTTGAGCAACTTTCTTTTCAACGAAGTCTGGACATTCCGCGGCATGGGCGCGGCCGACGGTAGAAGCTGGGGGATGCTCCGGAGGTTGGTGAAGTTCCAGGCCATATGCGGCGCAGGCATCGGGTTCGCCGTGATGCTTCTGAACCTGTTCTACGTCCATTTCAGGGTGAATCTTTACCTTTCGAATTTACTGGCCATTCTGTTGATCACCTTATGGAACTTCTGGATGAACGCGCTTTTCAATTGGCGCTTGCGCCGGAGCCTGGCGCCCGTCGAGGAACTGAATGCCTGGGAGAACCTGAAATATTGA
- a CDS encoding type II secretion system protein — protein MKNRVQGGGGEAFTLLELLVVIGIIGILAALLLPALAHSKAGAQRVKCLSNLKQFGLAFDLYAGDHEDSVLPNRDGQNVLLGQTWVEGWEGLPGPDCTNILYLEQSLLGPYLKTAAVWDPFAGRRAATRPDGLHRLGQMVFAAASQLYMGRLKERAECRVKKEKTPTLASSRI, from the coding sequence ATGAAAAATCGAGTGCAGGGCGGAGGGGGCGAGGCGTTTACGCTGCTTGAGCTGCTGGTGGTGATCGGGATCATTGGCATTCTGGCGGCGTTGCTGTTGCCGGCACTGGCTCACTCGAAAGCAGGGGCTCAGAGGGTGAAATGCCTCTCTAACCTGAAGCAGTTCGGCCTCGCGTTTGACCTGTATGCGGGAGACCATGAGGACAGCGTTCTGCCCAATCGGGATGGCCAGAACGTGCTGCTGGGCCAGACTTGGGTGGAGGGCTGGGAGGGCCTGCCGGGACCGGACTGCACTAACATTCTGTACCTGGAACAGAGTTTGCTGGGGCCGTACCTGAAAACGGCGGCGGTGTGGGATCCGTTCGCGGGGCGTCGCGCTGCCACGCGTCCAGACGGTTTGCACCGGCTGGGTCAAATGGTTTTTGCTGCGGCAAGTCAACTTTATATGGGTCGCCTGAAAGAGAGGGCGGAATGCAGAGTGAAAAAGGAAAAGACACCGACGCTGGCCAGCTCGAGGATCTGA